The DNA window gttttccggacggacgtccggacgactcgggtgagtacatagactcacttttgcttcgcatgtgagtcaaaaaaccagaCTACCTTTTACATAGTGTAACATGCTGGCCACATAAGAAGAATGTTTGGAAGAAAAGGATGAAGTGAGGTGATGTGTGGATCATGAAGTGAAATCCTGCCAGAAATGCTGAGTTCTCAATACAAGCTGGTTTTCTTCATGATGCGCAGAAACTCTTCCTGGTTGATCTCCCCGTCCCCGTCTCTGTCTGCCTCATCTATCATTTcctgaaacacacacgcaaagcaTACTGCCTGATAAATCTGTTGACTGAATAACCCACAAGGCATGAaagtataatttttttttaaattttttttttcatttttcattactttattgtcccatcgctgggaaattcgggtcgctttctcccagtggaaagctagcagcaacggagtcgcgctacccaggtgtctgcgtgtttaggtgtattcagccacctgcacttatggcagaatgaccaaggtcttttacgtgccattgtgatgacacgggggtgggacatggcttccgtctctgggtctgcacataaagttgacccgtgtccgtcccggcccgaattcgaacctgcgaccttccgatcacaagtccagtgctctaccaactgagctaccggatGAGATACCGTGGAAACCCCTCTTGAGACAAACTGCACCCCTTACCCTGCATCCCCGCTTTTAAAACTCGCTTCTTCAGGCATTGTTTTCATCAATTTTCCTCCGattcagactccctccctttaagaccagattttttCTGATTATTTTGTTACTTAAGGCCAGGCTGCATGCTGAAAAAAAATTCAAGATTGTTTGTCTACTTCTGTTTTTGGCAGACATGTCAGctttaaaaggggtgttccaaTGTATTTCGGCAACAAATACTCTGTCCTTTCGTACCCCTGCTGTCTGCTATTGAAAACAACATACCACACGAAGCAAACCAGATATCATTTGATAGTaaagctgatggggtctatgtcaaCCAAAAGAGTgagattccctgtaggtggagttcctgtagggggattccctgtacacagggaatcccacagggtggagtttttaaataaaacttgcaaaccttactcaaatttctaagaaatataaaaaaagatcgaaaaacatcaaattctaccgatgtcgttaagcatcacgtgactttaagagatatcagcgaaacgctacaggaactacaccctgtggtattccctgtatacagggaatcctcctacaggaactccacctacagggaatcccgcTCTTTTGGGCGACAGAGACCCCATCAGCGATAGTAAAGTGTTCACTGTTGGTGAgataaacaatagtaaaaaaGGCTCCAGACAGCAGTAATCATCTATTATTAAGAAATCTGCATCAGTTCAAAAGGTACAGTCAATAAggtacagacagagaggcagaatGCGCACCTAATGAACTTTATAGTATTTAACGAGAAAGGGGTTGCACACATCAACGGAAGTGAACTTACCTGAAGTTCTTCATCCGTGAGGTTCTCCCCAAGCTCCTTGGCAACTCTCTTCAAGTTGCGGAAAGAGATTTTGCCTGTCTCATCATCGTCAAACAGTCGGAAAGCTTTCAAGATCTCCTCTTTTGCGTCTTTCTCGCTCATCTTCTGTGTCATTATCGTCAGGAAGTCATTGAAGTCAATGGTTCCTGCACAAAGGAAAACAGCAGGTCTACAGATATTTGCAATACAAACTGATGTACAAGACCAAACTGCAACTAGTCCACCTAAACACTGTTTCGTAAGTAATTTTTTGAAATGCTGCCACTTCAAATTCgcataccaatcaatcaatcaatcaatcaatatgaggcttatatcgcgcgtattccgtgggtacagttctaagcgcagggattttttttataccaAACAAGCAGTTTACAATGCAAACCTGCATTAATTGTTCAGGTTCTAACCAGTCCCAATATATATACTTAAACTCAAAAGCCTTGGAATAGAAGAACTTTCACACATGTGTGACTTTGAACcgcacatttttttcttttattgttttgatttttgaaagacatttaaaaaaatactcATTCCGACATTCGTACCTGTTCCTTCTTTGTCAATCTCTGCGATCATCTTCTTGATTTCTTCCTTCTTTGGTTCAAATCCCAAGGCCCTCATGGCAACCTGtgaataaaaattaaatgaatCAAATGGAAATGCCAGGTATATATTCCAATGCATTCGCTTGGGGGCACATTTCTGAACTTAGAAAAGAAAAGCTTGCAAAAATTGTGCCTGCAGCTAAAAACCAAACTTTGTTCAGCTGTGCTTGTTATAAAATATCAAACCTCGTTTTAATGTGCTAGCTACAAAACATGCAATTCTATTTGTTTCAAAAAGATTAAAACATAAAAACTTTCTGCAGAAGATAAACACTTTATGACACAATTGTCATATATATGTGCAAATATAAAACTTCCCACTACAGCTCCAAACTCAGCCCTTCTATTTAATTCAAATCGTAAGTATGTTACTGTTAGGCACAATAAAAGGCATCAAGTATTTCATTTAAAAAGGCTTGATCTGGTTATGAAATAAATTGTGAAAAATATATAACAAAATTAAGCTCTTGATCTGTTACCTTCAATTCTTTAGCATCAATAGTCCCAGAGCCGTCAGCATCAAACAGATCAAAGGCTTCTCTGATCTCCTGCTTCTGTTCTTCTGTCAGCTCACATTTTGGACCTGTCTTCTTGCGGCTACCTCCAGCCATGGTTGTCTTTTTGAAGTTGGACTGCAGAGAAAAACATGTCCTCcatcaaacaaagaaaaagaaggtggagaagaagaagaaagaaaaagtctAGATAACCATGCAGGCAGTGGCATACTAATCAAGTATAAAGAGTTTCCCTTTTATTACTGCCATAAAATAAATTGAAATTCTTCAGGAAGGTCGAAGCATGACCCACAACCAAGCAGTCCAATATGATTAGAAAATGAAACCTTGgaagacgggcacagtggcctagtggataagagtGATAAGACATAGGCCTCCTATGCGGAAGGTCGCAGctaggttcgaatcccggctgcaca is part of the Littorina saxatilis isolate snail1 linkage group LG6, US_GU_Lsax_2.0, whole genome shotgun sequence genome and encodes:
- the LOC138969308 gene encoding uncharacterized protein; this encodes MSNFKKTTMAGGSRKKTGPKCELTEEQKQEIREAFDLFDADGSGTIDAKELKVAMRALGFEPKKEEIKKMIAEIDKEGTGTIDFNDFLTIMTQKMSEKDAKEEILKAFRLFDDDETGKISFRNLKRVAKELGENLTDEELQEMIDEADRDGDGEINQEEFLRIMKKTSLY